One part of the Lapillicoccus jejuensis genome encodes these proteins:
- the kdpA gene encoding potassium-transporting ATPase subunit KdpA — MGGVNETASGLLTIGVLLLALALTHVPLGNYLAATYTKEKHWRVERLLYRVGGVAPDTEQHWKGYAASVLAFSVLSIVLLFLIIVGQGVLPLHHGESMHLDTALNTAISFVTNTNWQSYAGEAGTSQLVQALGLTVQNFVSAAVGIAVVVALVRGLARSESTRVGNFWVDLVRTVTRVLLPIATVGAVLLVVGGVVQNLASPTEVTGVTGAKQTILGGLVASQEAIKELGTNGGGFFNANSAHPFENPNAATNLLEIFLILVIPFALCRMYGVLVGDRRQGWAVLSFMGILWAGSVALVTWSEVHAAGGIAGGMEGKETRFGLWASALFGASTTATSTGAVNSMHDSYSAAGGGVVLLNMMLGEISPGGTGSGLYGALVVAVITVFIAGLMVGRTPEFLGKTIGQKEVTFAALYILVTPALALVLSAIAIALPVSRAALLNSGPHGLSEMVYAFTSAANNNGSAFAGLSADQPYLNLTLALAMLLGRFVPMVLVLALAGSLAAQRKRPVTAGTMPTHTPLFVTLLIGVALIVTGLTYFPTLALGPIAEALS, encoded by the coding sequence ATGGGCGGCGTGAACGAGACCGCCTCCGGTCTGCTGACCATCGGCGTGCTGCTCCTCGCGCTGGCCCTCACGCACGTGCCGCTCGGGAACTACCTCGCGGCGACGTACACCAAGGAGAAGCACTGGCGCGTCGAGCGCCTGCTCTACCGGGTCGGCGGGGTCGCCCCCGACACCGAGCAGCACTGGAAGGGGTACGCCGCCTCCGTCCTCGCCTTCTCCGTGCTGTCGATCGTGCTGCTGTTCCTCATCATCGTCGGCCAGGGGGTCCTGCCCCTGCACCACGGCGAGTCGATGCACCTCGACACCGCGCTGAACACGGCGATCTCCTTCGTCACCAACACGAACTGGCAGAGCTACGCCGGTGAGGCCGGCACCTCGCAGCTGGTCCAGGCCCTCGGCCTGACCGTGCAGAACTTCGTCTCCGCCGCGGTCGGCATCGCCGTCGTCGTGGCCCTGGTCCGGGGCCTGGCGCGCAGCGAGTCGACCCGGGTCGGCAACTTCTGGGTCGACCTCGTGCGCACCGTCACCCGCGTGCTGCTGCCGATCGCCACCGTCGGCGCGGTCCTGCTCGTCGTCGGCGGGGTCGTGCAGAACCTCGCCTCCCCCACCGAGGTCACCGGCGTGACCGGCGCGAAGCAGACGATCCTGGGTGGCCTGGTCGCGTCCCAGGAAGCGATCAAGGAGCTCGGCACCAACGGCGGCGGCTTCTTCAACGCGAACTCGGCGCACCCGTTCGAGAACCCGAACGCCGCGACCAACCTGCTCGAGATCTTCCTCATCCTCGTCATCCCCTTCGCCCTGTGTCGCATGTACGGCGTCCTCGTCGGCGACCGCCGCCAGGGCTGGGCCGTGCTGTCCTTCATGGGGATCCTCTGGGCCGGGAGCGTCGCGCTCGTCACCTGGTCCGAGGTCCACGCGGCCGGTGGGATCGCCGGCGGGATGGAGGGCAAGGAGACCCGCTTCGGCCTCTGGGCCTCGGCGCTCTTCGGCGCCTCGACGACCGCCACCTCGACCGGCGCGGTCAACTCGATGCACGACAGCTACTCGGCCGCCGGTGGCGGTGTCGTCCTGCTCAACATGATGCTCGGCGAGATCTCCCCCGGTGGCACCGGCTCCGGCCTGTACGGCGCCCTCGTCGTCGCCGTCATCACGGTCTTCATCGCCGGGCTCATGGTCGGTCGCACGCCGGAGTTCCTCGGCAAGACGATCGGCCAGAAGGAGGTGACCTTCGCCGCGCTCTACATCCTCGTCACGCCGGCCCTCGCCCTCGTGCTGTCGGCCATCGCCATCGCGCTGCCGGTGAGCAGGGCGGCGCTGCTCAACTCCGGGCCGCACGGCCTGAGCGAGATGGTCTACGCCTTCACGTCGGCGGCCAACAACAACGGCAGCGCGTTCGCCGGTCTCAGCGCCGACCAGCCGTACCTCAACCTCACGCTGGCCCTGGCCATGCTGCTCGGTCGCTTCGTGCCGATGGTCCTCGTGCTCGCCCTCGCCGGCAGCCTCGCCGCCCAGCGCAAGCGCCCCGTCACCGCCGGGACCATGCCCACCCACACGCCCCTGTTCGTCACCCTGCTGATCGGTGTCGCGCTGATCGTCACGGGGCTGACGTACTTCCCGACCCTGGCCCTCGGGCCGATCGCCGAGGCCCTGTCATGA
- the kdpF gene encoding K(+)-transporting ATPase subunit F encodes MAVKTASRPVNRPSTGQVGALTLPRLDDVIENIVAGVLALALIGYLVYALLRPDRF; translated from the coding sequence ATGGCCGTCAAGACGGCGTCAAGACCCGTCAACCGCCCGTCAACCGGACAGGTCGGCGCTCTCACCCTTCCGAGACTCGATGACGTGATCGAGAACATCGTCGCCGGGGTCCTCGCCCTGGCCCTCATCGGCTACCTCGTGTACGCCCTGCTCCGTCCGGACCGTTTCTGA
- a CDS encoding potassium channel family protein — MELRLRPEPDPVPEGGVGGAWHALRTAPSAVLLLVQLAGVLLYPFLVDLSIGPWEGAGRSLLGLFGLLVLGLAVLAVRATPALTWVSVVAGAPAAVLTVLEGFRPDQQWVVLTSAGFHAVFYLYTGYALIRYMFNDTWVTSDELWATGAAFTVVAWGWAYVYVLVQAAWPGSFSGAVAPEGPRTFFDLLFLSFTVLTSTGLSDIVPLLPHARAVVMIEQVAGMLYLAVVVARIVGLTIIRQR; from the coding sequence ATGGAACTGCGGCTGCGGCCAGAGCCCGACCCCGTGCCGGAGGGGGGAGTGGGCGGGGCGTGGCACGCCCTGCGGACCGCCCCCAGCGCGGTGCTGCTCCTCGTCCAGCTCGCCGGGGTCCTGCTCTACCCCTTCCTCGTCGACCTGTCGATCGGGCCGTGGGAGGGCGCCGGACGGTCCCTGCTGGGGCTGTTCGGGCTGCTCGTCCTCGGCCTCGCCGTGCTGGCCGTCCGCGCCACGCCCGCCCTCACCTGGGTCTCGGTCGTCGCCGGGGCCCCGGCCGCCGTCCTCACCGTCCTCGAGGGCTTCCGACCCGACCAGCAGTGGGTGGTGCTGACCTCCGCCGGGTTCCACGCCGTGTTCTACCTCTACACGGGCTACGCGCTCATCCGCTACATGTTCAACGACACCTGGGTGACGTCCGACGAGCTGTGGGCCACCGGGGCGGCCTTCACGGTCGTCGCCTGGGGCTGGGCCTACGTCTACGTCCTCGTCCAGGCCGCCTGGCCCGGGTCGTTCTCGGGCGCGGTCGCCCCCGAAGGACCACGGACGTTCTTCGACCTGCTCTTCCTGTCCTTCACCGTGCTGACCTCGACGGGGCTGTCCGACATCGTGCCGCTGCTGCCGCACGCGCGGGCCGTGGTGATGATCGAGCAGGTCGCCGGCATGCTCTACCTGGCCGTCGTCGTGGCCCGCATCGTCGGGCTGACGATCATCCGCCAGCGCTGA
- a CDS encoding dipeptidase, producing MPDPQTPPSPETAPETAPGTTSERVARVLREHPLVDGHNDLPWELRERVGGDLTRVDVVDLVRGEPGLRTDLPRLRQGMVGAQFWSVYVPSNLPGHEAVTATLEQVELVHRLVAAHGDVLGLALTADDVDRVVASGRVASLLGAEGGQSIGCSLGTLRVLHALGVRYLTLTHNDNTPWADSATDEPVLGGLSAFGRDVVRELNRVGMMVDLSHVSPATMHAALDVSRAPVLFSHSGARAVTDVVRNVPDDVLLRVRDTGGTVMVALVPEFLNDDVAAWRAETADLASAEGVDPKDFPSYQRFAFRRQQTHPKPQASLQDAVRHLEHVREVAGVDAVGIGGDYDGTDTYPVGLEDVSGYPRLLGALADRGWSDEDLAKVAGRNALRVLRDAEAVARDLQATTPPVTTPYDVVDLTAR from the coding sequence GTGCCCGACCCCCAGACGCCGCCCAGCCCCGAGACCGCGCCCGAAACCGCGCCCGGGACCACCAGCGAGCGCGTGGCCCGCGTGCTGCGCGAGCACCCCCTCGTCGACGGCCACAACGACCTGCCGTGGGAGCTGCGCGAGCGCGTCGGCGGCGACCTGACCCGGGTCGACGTCGTCGACCTCGTCCGCGGCGAGCCGGGCCTGCGCACCGACCTGCCGCGGCTGCGCCAGGGGATGGTCGGCGCGCAGTTCTGGTCGGTCTACGTGCCGAGCAACCTGCCCGGGCACGAGGCGGTGACGGCGACGCTGGAGCAGGTCGAGCTCGTGCACCGGCTCGTCGCCGCGCACGGGGACGTCCTCGGCCTCGCGCTCACCGCCGACGACGTCGACCGGGTCGTCGCCTCGGGCCGGGTCGCCAGCCTGCTCGGCGCCGAGGGCGGCCAGTCGATCGGCTGCTCGCTCGGCACGCTGCGGGTCCTGCACGCGCTCGGCGTGCGCTACCTGACCCTCACCCACAACGACAACACCCCGTGGGCCGACTCGGCGACCGACGAGCCGGTCCTCGGCGGGCTCAGCGCCTTCGGCCGCGACGTCGTCCGCGAGCTCAACCGGGTCGGGATGATGGTCGACCTCTCGCACGTCTCCCCCGCGACGATGCACGCCGCGCTCGACGTCAGCCGCGCCCCGGTCCTCTTCAGCCACAGCGGCGCCCGCGCCGTCACCGACGTCGTGCGCAACGTCCCCGACGACGTCCTGCTGCGGGTGCGCGACACCGGGGGCACGGTCATGGTCGCGCTCGTGCCCGAGTTCCTCAACGACGACGTCGCCGCCTGGCGCGCCGAGACCGCCGACCTCGCGAGCGCCGAGGGCGTCGACCCGAAGGACTTCCCGTCCTACCAGCGCTTCGCGTTCCGGCGGCAGCAGACGCACCCCAAGCCGCAGGCGAGCCTGCAGGACGCCGTACGGCACCTGGAGCACGTGCGCGAGGTCGCCGGCGTCGACGCCGTGGGCATCGGCGGCGACTACGACGGCACCGACACCTACCCCGTCGGGCTCGAGGACGTCAGCGGCTACCCGCGGCTGCTCGGCGCGCTCGCCGACCGCGGCTGGTCCGACGAGGACCTCGCCAAGGTCGCCGGCCGCAACGCCCTGCGCGTCCTGCGCGACGCCGAGGCGGTCGCCCGCGACCTGCAGGCGACGACGCCACCGGTCACGACGCCGTACGACGTCGTGGACCTCACCGCCCGCTGA